In Oncorhynchus tshawytscha isolate Ot180627B unplaced genomic scaffold, Otsh_v2.0 Un_contig_5383_pilon_pilon, whole genome shotgun sequence, the following proteins share a genomic window:
- the syngr3a gene encoding synaptogyrin-3a codes for MDGVGSFGAGLAGAAFDPVSFIKQPTTILRVLSWVFSLVVFASIVNEGYVNLGSERLHCVFNKNPDACNYGVFCGLVGLLLCSFFFLLDVKFQQISSIKDRKKAVMLEVGVSGFWTFLWFVSFCFLANQWSRTAPEDLPLNQGADAARASIAFSFFSILTWAGLTVRAVQKYLLGTDMTLFTTDHLDGVAPVTPYPPTTTGGTIEPSDNYQSPPFTEGLEAPAPTYQVPIY; via the exons atggacggagTGGGATCGTTCGGAGCGGGCCTGGCGGGTGCTGCCTTCGACCCGGTTTCCTTCATCAAGCAGCCGACCACCATCCTCAGGGTCTTGTCCTGG gtATTCTCCCTGGTGGTGTTTGCCTCTATAGTGAATGAGGGCTATGTGAACCTGGGTAGTGAACGTCTCCACTGTGTGTTCAATAAGAACCCTGATGCGTGTAACTACGGAGTGTTCTGTGGTCTGGTGGGCTTGTTGCTGTGCTCCTTCTTCTTCCTGTTGGATGTGAAGTTTCAACAGATCAGCTCTATTAAGGACAGGAAGAAGGCTGTGATGCTGGAGGTCGGGGTTTCAG GTTTCTGGACGTTCCTGTGGTTTGTGAGTTTCTGTTTCctggccaatcagtggtctaGGACCGCCCCTGAGGACCTGCCACTCAATCAGGGGGCTGACGCAGCCAGGGCATCTATCGCCTTCTCATTCTTCTCCATCCTCacctgg gCTGGTCTGACGGTGCGTGCAGTCCAGAAATATCTCCTGGGAACAGACATGACCCTCTTCACCACCGACCATCTGGACGGAGTCGCCCCTGTAACACcatacccccccaccaccaccggGGGCACCATCGAACCCAGCGACAACTACCAGAGCCCCCCGTTCACAGAGGGGCTGGAAGCCCCTGCCCCCACATACCAGGTCCCCATATACTAG